The following proteins are co-located in the Bdellovibrio sp. ArHS genome:
- a CDS encoding collagen-like protein gives MKFRLLSLIIATLLIQACSFKKDDSEASPIAPANTDVIETIQKEQEKQAFEGKLTEQNVSVKFEEMPEPMGYKMIIEWPEQAKRVQVSINGKIREIYNSNNSQNTHVESVKSGEVFEINLIAYDSLGMAPYSTITLNRPAPIDHVVGGIVRLTKDLNITIDGRFYFLKDSQILTMGHNLSINAKKLIVEDDTRTKTLLASHIITRFPSEPLRKPSEIQGSNVSIQATVGIGQLLISMVGASGKDGISGKDIEIATGVESARSGLDGIAGTATSVTKPCPRKLNLDAPPCDNEIQVCSKLPENGQPGKEGRPGADGLNGEDGGSTGTLSIFIDDQKEFSAHIFQRRGLPGKGGKGAPGHSGGVGGAPGANPSPCPPAKKGADGQRGTDGKNGLDGSPGLLGEIFHNIKNIYVEKQ, from the coding sequence ATGAAATTCCGACTTCTATCACTAATTATCGCTACGTTATTGATTCAAGCTTGTTCTTTTAAAAAGGATGATAGCGAGGCTTCTCCGATTGCCCCGGCCAATACCGACGTGATTGAGACCATCCAAAAGGAGCAGGAGAAGCAAGCCTTCGAAGGCAAACTGACGGAGCAAAATGTTTCTGTGAAGTTTGAAGAAATGCCTGAGCCAATGGGATACAAGATGATTATCGAATGGCCAGAGCAGGCTAAGCGGGTTCAAGTATCGATCAATGGGAAAATTCGTGAAATATATAACTCTAATAACTCACAGAACACTCATGTAGAAAGTGTTAAATCGGGTGAAGTTTTCGAGATAAATCTCATTGCATATGACAGTCTTGGAATGGCGCCGTACTCCACGATTACACTGAATAGACCAGCACCTATCGATCACGTCGTAGGTGGCATAGTCAGATTGACGAAAGACCTTAATATTACAATCGACGGCAGATTCTACTTTTTAAAAGACTCTCAAATTCTAACAATGGGGCACAATCTCTCGATCAACGCAAAAAAATTGATTGTCGAAGACGACACGAGAACAAAGACTCTACTCGCATCACACATTATCACACGCTTTCCAAGTGAGCCTCTAAGGAAACCCTCCGAAATTCAGGGCTCCAATGTTTCGATTCAGGCAACTGTTGGAATAGGTCAGCTTCTAATTTCAATGGTGGGCGCTTCCGGTAAAGATGGAATCAGCGGTAAAGACATAGAAATAGCTACTGGAGTTGAGTCCGCGAGGAGCGGATTGGATGGCATTGCCGGAACGGCTACGTCGGTAACGAAGCCCTGTCCTCGCAAATTGAACCTCGACGCACCTCCATGCGACAACGAGATTCAAGTTTGCAGTAAACTGCCTGAAAATGGACAGCCCGGGAAAGAAGGAAGACCTGGAGCCGATGGATTAAACGGAGAGGATGGCGGTAGCACCGGCACTCTTTCTATTTTCATTGACGATCAAAAGGAATTTTCAGCGCATATTTTCCAGCGAAGAGGGTTGCCTGGAAAAGGGGGCAAAGGTGCTCCAGGGCACTCTGGAGGCGTCGGCGGCGCCCCAGGAGCCAACCCTTCTCCATGCCCGCCAGCAAAAAAAGGTGCTGACGGACAGCGCGGAACAGATGGAAAAAATGGATTAGACGGATCGCCTGGCTTACTTGGCGAGATCTTTCACAACATTAAAAATATTTACGTTGAAAAGCAGTAA
- a CDS encoding SlyX family protein has protein sequence MDEQRFIDIETKLAHQEMIVEELNQVLYQQQKTIDQLEKLVQGLTKKMKELVTDESGLEIRGHEKPPHY, from the coding sequence ATGGACGAACAACGTTTTATCGATATCGAAACAAAATTGGCTCATCAGGAAATGATCGTGGAAGAACTTAACCAAGTTCTTTATCAACAGCAAAAAACCATCGATCAATTAGAAAAGCTGGTTCAGGGATTAACTAAGAAAATGAAGGAGCTTGTCACCGATGAAAGCGGCCTTGAGATTCGTGGTCATGAAAAGCCGCCTCATTATTAA
- a CDS encoding DUF333 domain-containing protein — protein MKLLILLYCLVLSFSAYAENISLKMYSSKTKKYEEVKIFTQDGLKISSNCIKKGKPDCEALRVGLGSAKEKPQGPVLGNPAARYCAAFNAGNRILKDEKNNEYDYCVFSDGSMIDSWSLYYRHHK, from the coding sequence ATGAAGTTATTGATATTACTATATTGTTTGGTGCTGTCTTTCTCGGCCTATGCTGAAAACATCAGCCTGAAAATGTATTCTTCCAAAACCAAAAAGTATGAAGAAGTAAAAATTTTTACCCAAGATGGATTAAAAATTTCATCTAACTGTATCAAAAAGGGAAAGCCCGACTGCGAAGCTTTACGGGTGGGACTGGGAAGCGCCAAGGAAAAACCCCAAGGACCGGTTCTGGGAAATCCAGCGGCTCGATACTGCGCGGCTTTCAATGCGGGCAACAGAATCCTTAAAGATGAAAAGAACAATGAATACGACTACTGCGTGTTTTCTGATGGCTCTATGATTGACTCTTGGTCTTTATACTATCGTCATCACAAATGA
- a CDS encoding tetratricopeptide repeat protein yields the protein MSRIQVTWVVRTRNGQVKGPYSTEAILRMIGEGVFSGQEMISRLPDGQWTLISKEPAFYDKLLEALEGIVDVDPKKAQKMEAETVIVQPPRPKKSAPPNQTPTSDSFANIKIDKPKQQIDIYDTPAYVPPAAKISSVSNASSGKPESVIELSNVENMEGGELKKNLKIPAMILAAVILIGGILLFWDSGSNDGTKIHLLAPGKSTTTLTEAEVKEKLNEALFAMEQDTFDSYVSAQNKLVGLVEGAPMNIEVRALLCVVYKELWPFAVQDAQDVKTVANATQSTRALNVVSPFGQVCEAVKLMTSGRYKEAKGVVEATLEGSEPFSLLPVLYAFKAELLEGERDFNNAMPYYEKAAQLWDKWLGPQVALAKVFFEQGDFTSSSAILNNVLKKNPKHREAKILQGIVEYRGFKKSDTSYSYLSTALDGKGKVSQLVEADGYSVLSEIFVLRGEKKKALEAAQKGFSLNPNNSELRQLVIRLGGSDKVKGDKGRNNELLYLGDQYVRQGDFLAAQAEFKAAFEVDPKNGTAAMKAAKCLWQLNQSFEAIEWLNKAIKAEPKLVSAYVLQADYMSQRFDFVGATQILTNAIRIAPNNYEVLRGLALLEFRKNNMVGTINYALRAVKSYDGDIETYILLSKSNALLARSIIPINKKEIERKENAAKDAIRYATKAVEIDATNPEAQITYAKMLAQTNGVDSGINYLNELIKRFSYTLDYRVALAEVYKSEDRYSQAKEIYERVVEADPKNKKAWLGLGESEKALGLNDKALKAFLSAAVLDPTDGEALFQAGKLYLETSRFEEAIQQFKRVQRLNPNYPRTHYYIGKAAFSSGDFTGALEASKSEKKLNPNVADSYILAAEVYTARKQFAECASEYSQAMKLRPQGADIYVKSATCYRQSGSLEVAEDMLALASSRESGYAEIYREQGAIYELKGDARSAAQAYNKYLGLSPNAPDRVEIENKLSRLGN from the coding sequence ATGTCGCGCATACAAGTCACTTGGGTTGTTAGAACACGGAATGGTCAGGTTAAGGGACCGTATTCCACTGAAGCCATTCTTCGCATGATTGGTGAGGGCGTTTTTTCGGGCCAAGAGATGATTTCTCGATTGCCTGATGGGCAGTGGACTTTGATTTCTAAAGAGCCCGCATTTTACGACAAACTTCTTGAGGCTTTAGAAGGCATCGTCGACGTGGACCCCAAGAAGGCGCAGAAGATGGAGGCCGAGACTGTCATTGTACAGCCTCCCCGCCCGAAAAAAAGCGCCCCCCCAAATCAAACGCCGACTTCGGATAGCTTTGCGAATATCAAAATCGATAAGCCAAAGCAGCAGATCGATATTTATGATACTCCGGCCTATGTTCCGCCGGCGGCAAAAATTTCATCGGTGTCGAATGCCTCAAGTGGAAAACCTGAATCTGTCATCGAACTTTCCAATGTAGAAAACATGGAAGGTGGCGAACTTAAAAAGAACCTGAAAATTCCGGCGATGATTTTGGCGGCAGTGATCTTAATTGGCGGGATTTTGCTGTTTTGGGATTCGGGCTCTAACGATGGAACTAAGATACACCTTTTGGCGCCGGGTAAATCAACGACAACGTTGACTGAAGCTGAGGTCAAAGAAAAGCTGAACGAAGCTTTGTTTGCTATGGAGCAGGATACTTTCGACTCGTATGTCTCGGCGCAAAACAAATTGGTGGGTCTTGTTGAAGGTGCGCCGATGAATATTGAAGTTCGTGCCCTTCTTTGTGTGGTTTATAAAGAGCTTTGGCCTTTCGCGGTTCAAGATGCGCAAGACGTAAAAACGGTCGCGAATGCCACTCAATCAACGCGGGCTTTAAACGTTGTAAGTCCTTTCGGTCAAGTTTGTGAAGCGGTGAAACTAATGACCTCTGGCCGATATAAAGAGGCCAAAGGTGTTGTTGAAGCCACTCTGGAAGGCAGTGAACCTTTTTCTTTGTTACCGGTTCTTTATGCCTTTAAAGCCGAACTTCTGGAAGGTGAAAGAGATTTCAACAATGCCATGCCCTACTATGAAAAAGCGGCCCAGCTTTGGGATAAATGGTTGGGTCCGCAAGTGGCATTGGCTAAAGTTTTTTTTGAACAAGGTGATTTTACTTCGTCTTCGGCGATTCTAAACAATGTTCTCAAAAAGAATCCGAAACATCGCGAGGCCAAAATCCTTCAGGGAATTGTGGAGTATCGAGGTTTTAAAAAGTCTGACACGTCTTACAGCTATCTTAGTACGGCCTTAGACGGAAAAGGCAAAGTTTCCCAACTTGTCGAGGCCGACGGATATTCGGTTTTGTCTGAAATTTTTGTTTTGCGCGGTGAAAAGAAAAAAGCTCTTGAGGCCGCGCAAAAAGGCTTTTCTTTAAATCCCAACAACTCGGAACTTCGTCAATTGGTGATTCGCCTAGGGGGATCCGACAAAGTGAAGGGTGATAAAGGTCGTAACAACGAACTTCTTTATTTGGGTGATCAATACGTGCGCCAAGGGGACTTTTTGGCGGCGCAGGCCGAATTCAAAGCGGCTTTCGAAGTGGATCCCAAGAATGGAACCGCGGCGATGAAAGCGGCAAAATGTTTGTGGCAGCTCAATCAAAGTTTTGAAGCCATCGAGTGGTTGAATAAGGCCATCAAGGCTGAGCCGAAACTTGTTTCTGCCTATGTTCTGCAGGCCGACTATATGTCACAAAGATTCGACTTCGTCGGAGCGACGCAGATTCTGACGAATGCGATTCGCATTGCTCCTAACAATTATGAAGTCCTGCGCGGTTTGGCTTTGTTGGAGTTTAGGAAAAACAACATGGTCGGAACAATCAATTATGCCCTTCGCGCAGTAAAATCCTACGACGGGGACATTGAAACCTATATTCTTTTGTCAAAGTCCAATGCGCTTCTTGCCCGCTCCATCATTCCTATTAATAAGAAAGAAATTGAACGCAAAGAAAATGCGGCGAAGGATGCCATTCGCTATGCAACTAAGGCTGTCGAAATTGATGCAACCAATCCCGAAGCTCAGATCACTTACGCGAAAATGTTGGCGCAAACGAACGGCGTGGATTCGGGAATAAACTATCTAAATGAGCTGATCAAACGATTCTCTTATACCTTGGACTACCGGGTTGCGCTTGCCGAGGTTTATAAATCTGAAGATCGATACAGTCAGGCCAAGGAAATCTATGAGCGGGTCGTCGAAGCGGATCCCAAAAATAAAAAGGCCTGGTTAGGGCTCGGCGAAAGCGAGAAGGCTTTAGGACTGAATGACAAAGCCCTCAAAGCATTTTTAAGTGCCGCTGTCTTGGACCCAACGGACGGAGAAGCTCTGTTTCAAGCGGGTAAGCTCTACTTGGAAACCAGTCGTTTTGAAGAGGCTATTCAGCAATTCAAACGGGTACAGCGCCTGAATCCCAATTATCCGCGCACACACTATTATATCGGCAAGGCGGCTTTTTCATCGGGCGACTTTACGGGAGCTTTAGAGGCCTCCAAATCAGAAAAAAAACTAAATCCGAACGTGGCGGATTCTTACATCCTGGCGGCGGAGGTTTATACGGCTCGCAAGCAATTTGCTGAATGTGCGTCGGAGTATTCTCAAGCTATGAAGCTCCGTCCTCAAGGCGCTGACATTTATGTGAAGTCAGCAACCTGCTATCGTCAGTCAGGTTCGTTGGAGGTTGCCGAAGATATGTTGGCTCTAGCCTCCAGCCGCGAAAGCGGTTATGCGGAAATCTATCGCGAACAAGGGGCGATCTACGAGTTAAAAGGCGATGCTCGCTCTGCGGCGCAGGCCTATAATAAATATTTAGGACTCTCGCCAAACGCCCCGGATCGTGTTGAAATAGAAAACAAACTTTCACGACTCGGCAACTAA
- a CDS encoding nucleoside deaminase yields MEKQFMLRAIELSRKNMQAGAGGPFGAVIVKDGKVIGEGWNKVTSSNDPTAHAEVVAIRNACESAKNFSLEGAEIYTSCEPCPMCLSAIYWARISKIYYANTRKDAADINFDDDFIYEEIPKAISDRKVPMEQCAHQEALAVFKEWQIKADKVPY; encoded by the coding sequence ATGGAAAAGCAATTCATGCTAAGAGCCATTGAGCTCTCTAGAAAAAACATGCAGGCCGGCGCTGGAGGACCCTTCGGAGCGGTGATCGTCAAAGATGGGAAAGTTATTGGGGAGGGCTGGAATAAAGTCACTTCGTCAAACGACCCTACTGCCCACGCCGAAGTCGTTGCCATCCGCAACGCTTGTGAAAGCGCAAAGAACTTCAGCCTTGAAGGCGCAGAAATTTACACAAGTTGCGAACCGTGCCCTATGTGCCTTTCAGCAATCTACTGGGCCCGCATTAGCAAAATCTATTATGCCAACACAAGAAAAGATGCTGCAGACATTAACTTCGATGATGACTTCATTTATGAAGAAATCCCGAAGGCAATTTCAGATCGTAAAGTGCCTATGGAGCAATGCGCTCACCAAGAAGCCTTGGCCGTCTTTAAAGAGTGGCAAATAAAAGCAGATAAAGTGCCGTACTAA
- the serS gene encoding serine--tRNA ligase, with translation MIDIKLLEKKAENGTSYFDEYKQGLINRGASTDVLEQIMELNKKRKELITQAETAKANQNKLSGEIGKLKREGKDASAILAEVDTLKTQVKELEAKAAEADQQVYNLALIIPNKPNASVPVGSSEKENKVLKTWGEPTKFSFKPKEHWELGESLNIIDFERAGKTTGTRFAFLKGAAAQMERALIQFMMDMHSTRHGYTEMIPPFMVNSNSLLGTGNFPKFKEDVFHLEGSDLYLIPTAEVPVTNYFNNEILDEKDLPASFCAYSPCFRSEAGSAGRDTKGLIRQHQFDKVELMTFCHPDKSYEVHEALTSHAEQVLMDLELPFRRMLLCTGDMGFGSAKTHDLEVWLPGQNTYREISSCSNFEDFQARRANIRFRSAGGKPQFVHTLNGSALAVGRTLVAILENNQREDGSVAIPKALQPYMGGRQEIR, from the coding sequence ATGATTGATATTAAACTTCTTGAAAAAAAAGCTGAAAATGGAACTTCTTATTTCGACGAGTATAAGCAGGGGTTGATCAATCGGGGGGCTTCGACGGATGTGCTTGAGCAGATCATGGAGCTTAACAAAAAACGCAAAGAGCTGATTACCCAGGCAGAAACTGCAAAAGCCAATCAAAATAAATTGAGCGGAGAAATTGGTAAACTGAAACGCGAAGGTAAAGACGCATCGGCTATTCTTGCTGAAGTGGATACTTTAAAAACTCAGGTGAAAGAGCTTGAGGCGAAGGCGGCCGAAGCTGATCAACAAGTTTATAATCTGGCTTTAATTATTCCTAATAAACCAAACGCTTCCGTACCGGTGGGTTCTTCTGAAAAGGAAAACAAAGTTTTAAAGACCTGGGGCGAGCCTACGAAGTTTTCTTTCAAGCCGAAAGAGCACTGGGAGTTGGGAGAGTCTTTAAACATCATCGACTTTGAGCGCGCTGGTAAAACTACGGGAACTCGCTTTGCCTTTCTTAAAGGTGCCGCTGCACAAATGGAGCGGGCTTTGATTCAGTTCATGATGGACATGCATTCGACTCGGCATGGTTACACGGAAATGATTCCTCCGTTCATGGTGAACAGTAACAGCTTGTTAGGTACTGGAAACTTTCCGAAGTTTAAAGAAGATGTCTTTCACTTGGAAGGCTCTGACCTTTATCTGATTCCGACGGCAGAAGTGCCTGTGACCAACTATTTTAATAACGAAATCCTGGATGAAAAAGATCTTCCAGCTAGCTTCTGTGCGTATTCTCCTTGTTTCCGTTCTGAAGCCGGCAGTGCCGGTCGTGACACCAAAGGTTTGATTCGTCAGCATCAGTTCGACAAAGTAGAGCTGATGACTTTCTGTCATCCTGACAAGTCCTATGAAGTGCACGAGGCTTTAACCTCTCACGCTGAACAGGTTTTGATGGACTTAGAATTGCCTTTCCGTCGCATGCTTTTGTGTACAGGTGATATGGGTTTTGGATCTGCCAAGACTCATGACCTTGAAGTCTGGTTGCCTGGTCAGAACACTTACCGGGAAATCAGCTCTTGTTCCAACTTCGAAGACTTCCAAGCTCGTCGCGCCAACATTCGTTTCCGTTCTGCTGGAGGTAAACCACAGTTCGTTCACACTTTGAACGGATCTGCCTTAGCTGTGGGCAGAACTTTGGTTGCAATCCTTGAAAACAATCAACGCGAAGATGGTTCGGTCGCGATTCCAAAAGCTCTTCAACCCTACATGGGCGGTCGCCAAGAAATCCGATAA
- a CDS encoding Na/Pi symporter, whose amino-acid sequence MIRFFEQQQIIFSIVSAIILFLYGLSAFSNELKQKAGNKLESTIRKLTANRFMSFLVGLFSTATIQSSTAVSILAVSLVDSGMLSFPGAVAVMLGSHIGTTLTAWMVSFKLTGIGPVFIVLGSLLAVLPWRAKIFGKALFYFGFIFFSLDLVSSSLQPLRQSQYLADFLLYTNTPLKGILAGTLLTALMQSSTVVTGLAIIFVQQDLISPEASIPIVLGANIGTTVTGLYATYAMNWEAKKAAWSNTIINTLGVILLYPFIDVFTSAVMALAPNDLLVVAIAHLGFNICLVSIFLTLLRPFTEVMDKIFKQAQKSDLKL is encoded by the coding sequence ATGATTAGATTTTTTGAACAACAGCAGATTATTTTTTCGATCGTGAGCGCCATCATTCTATTTCTTTACGGTCTTTCAGCCTTTAGTAACGAACTGAAACAAAAAGCGGGAAATAAGCTTGAATCCACGATTAGAAAACTGACTGCAAACCGCTTTATGTCGTTTTTGGTGGGATTGTTTAGCACGGCGACGATTCAATCCAGCACCGCTGTTTCTATTTTGGCAGTCTCTTTAGTGGACAGTGGAATGCTTTCTTTTCCTGGAGCCGTCGCGGTGATGTTGGGTTCACATATAGGAACGACGCTAACGGCTTGGATGGTTTCTTTTAAACTTACCGGCATAGGCCCCGTGTTTATTGTCTTGGGAAGCTTGCTGGCGGTTCTTCCTTGGCGAGCGAAAATTTTCGGTAAGGCTTTATTCTACTTTGGGTTTATCTTTTTTAGCTTGGACTTGGTCAGCAGCTCTTTGCAACCATTGAGGCAATCGCAATATCTTGCCGACTTTTTGCTTTATACGAATACCCCGCTAAAAGGCATTTTGGCTGGAACTTTGCTGACTGCACTTATGCAATCAAGCACGGTCGTTACGGGTTTGGCCATTATCTTCGTGCAACAGGATTTAATCTCGCCTGAGGCTTCCATTCCCATCGTTCTAGGTGCCAACATTGGTACTACGGTAACAGGTCTCTACGCGACATATGCCATGAATTGGGAAGCAAAAAAGGCGGCGTGGTCCAACACAATTATCAATACTCTTGGTGTTATCTTGTTGTATCCATTTATCGACGTATTCACGAGCGCGGTGATGGCGTTAGCTCCTAATGATCTGCTCGTCGTAGCCATTGCTCATTTGGGATTTAATATCTGTCTGGTCAGTATTTTTCTCACCTTGCTAAGACCCTTCACGGAAGTCATGGATAAGATCTTTAAACAAGCGCAAAAATCAGATTTGAAACTCTAG
- a CDS encoding YdeI/OmpD-associated family protein, whose amino-acid sequence MATAGTKLSFQAKLENWAEGMDYCAIAVPSKITKALGTKKAVLVMASLNGGEPFQVSLFPAGGGKHFIRVRAKVRKQADLHEGDRVKVQITVLDRADVDLPQDLVAALKAEGALKDFNGLTPGKKNYAVRKINDVAKPETRKKRIAEAVELALRESERKRDRPK is encoded by the coding sequence ATGGCAACAGCAGGAACGAAACTCTCATTTCAAGCGAAGTTAGAAAATTGGGCTGAAGGGATGGACTATTGTGCCATCGCCGTGCCTTCGAAAATTACCAAAGCATTGGGAACCAAAAAAGCTGTTCTCGTTATGGCTTCTTTAAACGGCGGCGAGCCATTCCAAGTCAGTCTTTTTCCTGCGGGCGGAGGAAAACATTTTATTCGAGTGCGCGCAAAAGTCCGAAAGCAAGCGGATCTTCATGAAGGAGATCGAGTCAAAGTTCAGATCACCGTCTTGGATAGAGCCGATGTGGATCTTCCCCAAGACCTGGTTGCCGCACTTAAAGCTGAGGGAGCGTTGAAGGATTTCAACGGCCTCACGCCCGGCAAAAAGAATTACGCCGTCAGAAAAATCAACGATGTCGCCAAGCCCGAGACTAGAAAAAAACGTATTGCCGAAGCCGTCGAACTTGCGTTGCGGGAAAGCGAAAGAAAAAGAGACCGGCCAAAATAG
- the queF gene encoding preQ(1) synthase: MKKKTGRDAKELAHFALGENQTQYPETYAPEILEAFDNKNPGKIAWTTFVCTEFTSLCPKTRQPDFAKIFVNYIADKKMVESKSLKLYLFSFRNHGDFHEDCVQTICDDLVALMKPKYIEVVGEFTPRGGIAIYPYASYAVKDKFFQELYKKRLSEYAPGKYSMELSKLY, from the coding sequence ATGAAAAAGAAAACCGGCAGAGACGCAAAAGAATTAGCTCATTTCGCTTTAGGTGAAAACCAAACCCAATATCCAGAGACTTATGCTCCCGAGATTTTGGAAGCCTTCGATAATAAAAATCCAGGCAAGATTGCGTGGACCACATTTGTATGCACCGAGTTCACTTCGTTGTGTCCTAAAACCCGTCAGCCCGACTTTGCCAAAATCTTTGTAAACTACATTGCTGATAAGAAGATGGTCGAATCAAAATCCTTGAAGCTTTATCTTTTCAGCTTCCGCAACCATGGTGATTTTCATGAAGATTGCGTGCAGACGATTTGTGACGATCTGGTCGCTTTGATGAAGCCGAAATATATCGAGGTGGTTGGGGAGTTTACTCCACGTGGAGGCATCGCTATTTATCCTTACGCCAGTTACGCGGTTAAGGACAAGTTCTTCCAGGAACTTTATAAGAAGCGATTGAGTGAGTACGCTCCAGGGAAGTACTCCATGGAGCTTTCAAAGCTGTATTAG
- a CDS encoding DedA family protein — MSALLDIILHLDQHLVEWMALFGPWIYVIMFLIIFCETGLVVTPFLPGDSLLFALGALTTVEGGLNLWILLVSLTIAGILGDTVNYHIGKFLGPKVFESNSRFFKKQYLIQTQEFYAKWGAFTIVAARFAPIVRTFAPFVAGIGSMHYRKFISYNVVGAIAWVFIFILAGHFFGNLPVVKRNFHIVIFGVIGVSLIPVVWPMINSYLKKLKGAKN; from the coding sequence ATGAGTGCACTCTTAGATATTATTCTACATCTAGATCAACATCTTGTGGAATGGATGGCTTTGTTTGGGCCATGGATCTATGTGATCATGTTTCTGATTATTTTCTGTGAGACAGGTTTGGTGGTGACGCCTTTTCTGCCTGGGGATTCCTTGCTGTTTGCACTGGGTGCTTTGACAACGGTCGAAGGCGGTTTGAACTTATGGATTCTGCTAGTGAGTTTAACTATTGCCGGTATTCTTGGTGATACGGTGAACTATCACATTGGAAAATTTCTGGGGCCGAAGGTGTTCGAATCGAACAGCCGCTTCTTTAAAAAGCAGTATCTTATTCAGACACAGGAATTCTATGCGAAATGGGGAGCTTTCACCATTGTGGCGGCTCGCTTTGCTCCGATCGTTAGAACATTTGCGCCTTTTGTGGCGGGAATCGGTTCTATGCACTACCGCAAGTTTATTTCTTACAATGTAGTCGGTGCGATTGCGTGGGTTTTTATCTTTATTTTGGCGGGTCACTTTTTCGGAAATCTGCCAGTCGTAAAAAGAAACTTCCATATCGTCATTTTCGGCGTGATCGGTGTCTCTTTGATTCCGGTTGTTTGGCCTATGATCAACAGCTATTTAAAAAAGCTTAAAGGCGCAAAAAATTAG